In the Marinobacter sp. Arc7-DN-1 genome, AGATAAATCAACGCCAGCGCCACCCAGGGCGTTATCGTACCAACCCCCAGCAAACCATCCGCAACCCAGGTAGCCGCGCCAGTTTCGGTCATCGCATTTCCCAGTGCGAATGACGCCGCAATCACCACCAACACCGGTAAATCCACACTGCGCCGGGCCCGACTAGCGGTAAGACACCCAGAGACAATCATAGCCCCAGCAGCCAGAAACGCGGCCTCCATAATCTGCAAAAGCCCGGACGCACTCAACAGCACCATCAACGCCAATATCCCCATCGCCCGCGGCGCTTTGCGGAAATCCGGCGGCGTGGAATCATTCAGCGCACTGACGAGCAGGAAGTCCCGCCGGAACCGATACTGCTCCACAAACTGATGGCTGGCCTCCAGCAACAGGGTATCGCCCATACGGAAGGTAATATCCCCCAGCTTACCTGGCACCCGCTTGCCTTCGCGGGATAAGGACAAAATCACAGCATTAAACCGGGTACGAAACCGACTATCGCGGATGGTCTTGTTCAGTGCCGGGAATTCCGGGCCAAGGACCACCTCAACCAGACAACGCTGATGGTTTTCCACATTCAGCTTGTGAACACTTCCATTGGCCGGTTTCAGACCCTGAATACGGCGCAGCTCACTGGCACACTCGGGAGCACCCACAAAATACAGCCGGTCCCCCGCCTGGAGGGTCCGGTCCGGCTCTACGGCAGTAATCAGGCGACCACCGCGGTCAATCTCAGTGAGATATCCGTAACTCAAAGCCCTCAGGCCGGCTTGGGCGATGGTCTTGCCCACCAGTGGCCCGGGGCCCATTACCTCTACCTCAACCCCGTATTCACGCACCTGGTCAAGTTCTTCGGTGACACCACCACGATCCGGCAATATCCGGGAGGCAAACAGAACAAGAAACGTACCACCCACAATCAGCAGTGGTACTCCCACCCAGGCCAACTCGAACAATCCCAGATTGATACCAAGCCGGGTCTGAAGCATCCCGTCCACCACCAGGTTGGTACTGGTGCCAATCAAGGTGCAGGTGCCCCCGAGAATAGCGGCATAGCTGAGAGGCAACAGCAGTTTGGACGCGGGAACACCCAGACGCTGAGCCCAATCCTGGATGGCAGGAATGAACATGGCCACCACGGCCGTGTTATTCATGAAAGCGCTGAGAATACCCGTGGGCGCAATCATTCGAAGCTGGGCACCTTTCTCGGTTTTTGGGTGCCCCAGCAACCGGCGGGCAATCCATTGCACCGCGCCGGTTTCCTTCAGCCCGGCGGCAACCACGTAAAGGGTTGCAATGGTTATCACGCCCGGATTGCCGAACCCGGCCAGAGCCTCCACCGGCCCCAGGATTCCCGCGATCAACAGGAACGCCAAAGCCGCCATCAGAATCAGGTCGGCCGAAACACGGGTAAGTGCAAGCGCCGACAACACCGAAAACAGTGTTGCCAGGGTCACAATGCCTTGCCATTCCACGGAGTTAGTCCTTGTGGGTGATCAGCTCCCGCTCAAGCAGGTAGGCAATGAGAGAATCAACACACGCCTCCACAGAGTGCCGGGAAGTATCCAGCCGAATCTCAGGGTGTGCCGGCACCTCGTAAGGCGAGTCGATCCCAGTGAAGTGCTTTATCTCGCCCGAACGGGCCTTCTGATAAAGCCCCTTCGGGTCACGCTCTTCACAGGTAGCCAGCGGCGCATCCATGAACACTTCAATGAACTCGCCCGCCGGGAACAACTTCCGAACCAGGCGCCGGTCACTGGTGAACGGAGAAATAAACGCACTCATTACGATCAGGCCGGCGTCTGCAAA is a window encoding:
- a CDS encoding SLC13 family permease → MEWQGIVTLATLFSVLSALALTRVSADLILMAALAFLLIAGILGPVEALAGFGNPGVITIATLYVVAAGLKETGAVQWIARRLLGHPKTEKGAQLRMIAPTGILSAFMNNTAVVAMFIPAIQDWAQRLGVPASKLLLPLSYAAILGGTCTLIGTSTNLVVDGMLQTRLGINLGLFELAWVGVPLLIVGGTFLVLFASRILPDRGGVTEELDQVREYGVEVEVMGPGPLVGKTIAQAGLRALSYGYLTEIDRGGRLITAVEPDRTLQAGDRLYFVGAPECASELRRIQGLKPANGSVHKLNVENHQRCLVEVVLGPEFPALNKTIRDSRFRTRFNAVILSLSREGKRVPGKLGDITFRMGDTLLLEASHQFVEQYRFRRDFLLVSALNDSTPPDFRKAPRAMGILALMVLLSASGLLQIMEAAFLAAGAMIVSGCLTASRARRSVDLPVLVVIAASFALGNAMTETGAATWVADGLLGVGTITPWVALALIYLLTALFTELITNNAAAVLMFPIALALSEQLGVSFLPFAVTVMFAASASFITPLGYQTNLMVYGPGRYQFFDYIRIGLPLSGLVALTAILLIPQVWSF
- the cysC gene encoding adenylyl-sulfate kinase, whose protein sequence is MADNIVWHDHKITRAERSVNKNQKPCLLWFTGLSGSGKSTIANALDVALHKRGYHTFLLDGDNVRHGLCKDLGFSDDDREENIRRVGEVCKLFADAGLIVMSAFISPFTSDRRLVRKLFPAGEFIEVFMDAPLATCEERDPKGLYQKARSGEIKHFTGIDSPYEVPAHPEIRLDTSRHSVEACVDSLIAYLLERELITHKD